The nucleotide window GTGTCGAACACCGCCGCGCCGAGCGCCACCACGCCCGCGAAGAGGTCCGGCTTGCTCAGCCCGCACAGGTAGGCCATCCGTCCGCCCTGCGAGAATCCCCCCAGCACCGCGTTCCCCGGCTCGACGCCATACGCGTCCATCACCTCGCCGAAGAACCCCAGCAGCTTCTCGCGGCTCTTGGCGTCCTCCTCCGGGTCCCGCCGCCGCTCAGGATGCGTCCAGCTATAGCCCACGTACCCCGGCGCAAGCTCCAGCGACTCCGGTCCGTTGGGAAACGCGTACACGTACCCCCGAGGGTTGATGACCGGCGAGAGCCCCGCCAGGTCCTCCATGCTCGCCCCAAACCCGTGGAGCATGATGACCATCGGGTACTTGCGGTTGGG belongs to Chloroflexota bacterium and includes:
- a CDS encoding alpha/beta hydrolase-fold protein — its product is MAMEAQEFAGSHLRYLTVHPDGYDPNRKYPMVIMLHGFGASMEDLAGLSPVINPRGYVYAFPNGPESLELAPGYVGYSWTHPERRRDPEEDAKSREKLLGFFGEVMDAYGVEPGNAVLGGFSQGGRMAYLCGLSKPDLFAGVVALGAAVFDTEHLLGLLPTERTQPVFVGHGEFDPQISVEQARMMRGFLEAEGYQTEYHEYAMGHEISRQLVGDLSAWLRGVLPPVEQG